One genomic region from Rattus norvegicus strain BN/NHsdMcwi chromosome 10, GRCr8, whole genome shotgun sequence encodes:
- the Cdkn2aipnl gene encoding CDKN2AIP N-terminal-like protein has protein sequence MVGGEATSAVEKLVSGVRQAADFAEQFRSYSESEKQWKARMEFILRHLPDYRDPPDGGGRLDQLLSLSMVWANHLFLGCSYNKDLLDKVMEMADGIEVEDLPQFTSRSELMKKHQS, from the exons ATGGTGGGTGGCGAGGCCACCTCCGCGGTGGAGAAGCTAGTTTCCGGCGTGCGGCAGGCTGCCGACTTCGCCGAGCAGTTCCGTTCCTACTCGGAGAGCGAGAAGCAATGGAAAGCGCGCATGGAGTTTATCCTGCGCCACCTGCCTGACTACCGAGACCCACCGGACGGCGGCGGTCGCCTGGACCAGCTACTGTCCTTATCCATGGTCTGGGCCAACCACCTCTTCCTGGGTTGCAG TTACAATAAAGACCTTCTGGACAAGGTGATGGAAATGGCTGATGGGATTGAAGTGGAAGACCTGCCACAGTTTACAAGCAGAAGCGAACTAATGAAAAAG caTCAAAGCTAA
- the Cdkn2aipnl gene encoding CDKN2AIP N-terminal-like protein isoform X1, whose amino-acid sequence MVGGEATSAVEKLVSGVRQAADFAEQFRSYSESEKQWKARMEFILRHLPDYRDPPDGGGRLDQLLSLSMVWANHLFLGCSYNKDLLDKVMEMADGIEVEDLPQFTSRSELMKKVRSVCKCRDKAPSLPCIGLVQTFFFFFFFFFFSELRTEPRALRFLGKRSTTELNPQPWFKHSCFLPHSLKSFVISSQLVGTFSLTR is encoded by the exons ATGGTGGGTGGCGAGGCCACCTCCGCGGTGGAGAAGCTAGTTTCCGGCGTGCGGCAGGCTGCCGACTTCGCCGAGCAGTTCCGTTCCTACTCGGAGAGCGAGAAGCAATGGAAAGCGCGCATGGAGTTTATCCTGCGCCACCTGCCTGACTACCGAGACCCACCGGACGGCGGCGGTCGCCTGGACCAGCTACTGTCCTTATCCATGGTCTGGGCCAACCACCTCTTCCTGGGTTGCAG TTACAATAAAGACCTTCTGGACAAGGTGATGGAAATGGCTGATGGGATTGAAGTGGAAGACCTGCCACAGTTTACAAGCAGAAGCGAACTAATGAAAAAGGTGAGAAGCGTTTGCAAGTGTAGAGACAAAGCCCCCAGCTTACCCTGTATCGGGTTGgttcaaacattctttttttttttttttttcttttttttttcggagctgagaaccgaacccagggccttgcgcttcctaggtaagcgctctaccactgagctaaatccccagccctggttcAAACATTCTTGTTTCCTGCCCCACAGTCTTAAGTCCTTCGTCATTTCTTCACAGCTTGTAGGAACCTTTTCATTAACTAGATAA